The Gemmatimonadota bacterium genome segment CTGGCCGCGGGCAAGGCGCTGGGCGTAGGCGGGGCGCTGGCGTTGTTGCTGGTGCCGGCCGCGCTGGTGGGGGCGGCGGCGCTGGTGGTCGGGAGTCCGGGCCCGGCGGCATCCCCACTGGCCCGGGGCGTGGTCCTGGCCGGGGTCTATCTGGCCTACTTCACCGTCTTCCTCTCGCTCTCGCTGGCGGTGTCCGCGTGGGCCCGCTCGGGACGCACCGCGCTGGTGATCCTGCTGGGCGTGTGGGTGGTGAACGGGCTGGTGGCGCCGCGCGTCGCGGTGGATCTGTCGAAGTGGCTGCACCCGACGCCGTCGGCGATCGAGTTCGCGCGCACCATGGAGAGCGAGATGGCTGCGGGCGCGGGAGACATCTCTCCCCCGGACCGGGATGCGTCGACCGAACGCCTGCTGGCCGAATACGGAGTGGAGCGAGTCGAGGACCTGCCGATCAACGCGGTGGGTGTCTACCTGCAAGAGAGCGAGGAGTTCGGCAACCGGATCTTCGACCGGAACTACAGCGCGTTGTGGGACACCTTCGAGCGCCAGGGCGTCGTTCACGAAACACTGGCGGTGGCGGCGCCGCTGCTGGCGGTGCGCACGCTGTCGATGGGACTGGCCGGGACGGATGTCGAGCAGCACAGGCACTTCGCCACCGCCGCCGAGACGTACCGCCGGGACCTGATGCGGCAGATGAACGGCGACATGGCCGAGAATTCCCGAACGGGCGACTTCTCGTACGCCGCCGACGCCGAGCTTTGGGAATCGGTGCCTCCGCTGCAGTACGCCGCCCCGACGCTGGGCTGGGTGCTGGGCAACCGCGTCCTGTCGCTGCTGGTTCTGGGGGCATGGCTGGCCGGGACCATCCTCGTGGCTGCGGCGCGCGTCCGGCGCGCGGAGGTAGCGTAGGATGACCGCGCGCAACGTCCTCCGGAACGAGTGGCGTCTGCTCATGGCCGACCGGGCGCTCCGGATCGTACTGGGGCTCTTCGCCGTCCTGCTCATCTACGCGCTGGCCAACGGCGCGGTCTGGATGCGGTTTCAGGAGGGGATCGTGGAGACCGTGCAGAGCGGCAATGTCGAGCGCGCACGCGCCATCGAGCAGGAGCTGGTCGCCATCGCGGGCGGCGCCGAGCCGGCGTCGCGCTTCTCCGACCCCCGCGCCCCGAACGTCCTTGGCGGGGCACGAGGCAGCCATACCGCAGTGCTGGAGCCCGGTCCCCTGACGGCGCTGGCGGTCGGTCAGAGCGATCTCCTGCCCTACTACTACGACGTCAACATCTACACCAACGAGTCTTCATTCCACCAGAACGGCGAGGTCGAGAATCCCCTCAACCTGATGGTCGGCCGCTTCGACCTGGCCTTCGTGGTCATCTACCTGCTGCCGCTCCTGGTGCTCGCGCTCGGCTACAACGTCCTTTCGGAGGAGCGCGAGCAGGGGACGCTGGGGCTGACGCTCTCGCAGCCGGTGTCGGCGCGTGGCGTGGTGGTGGCGAAGCTGGCCTTCCGGGCGCTCCTGGTCGTGGGCATGGTGCTGGCGGCCTCGCTGCTCGGCGCCCTGGTCACGGGGGGATTCGGCTCGCCGGGCCGGGTGATGCTCTGGTGCGCCACGGTCGTCATCTACGCGCTCTTCTGGTTCGTGCTCGCGGCGTGGGTGAACAGCCTGCGCCGCTCCTCCGCGTGGAACGCCACGGTTCTGGTGGGGGCGTGGCTGGTCCTGGTGGTGGTGCTTCCCGCCGCCATCAACATCGCGTCGGGGCTGCTGCACCCGCTGCCGTCCCGCGTCCAGATGGTGACCGCGCAGCGCGAAGCCTCGAACGACGCCGTCAACCGACGCAGCGAACTCCTCGCGCGGTATCTGGAGGACCACCCGGAGATGGCGGAGGGGGTGGTGGCCGACGAGCCCGGTCTGGGCGCGCTCGCCTGGGCCGCCACGGACGCCGTGAACCGCCGGTTGGAGGAGGTCACGGGCGAACACGATGCGCGCCGCGTCGAGCAGATCGCGCTGGTGCGCCGCTACCGGTTCCTGTCACCGGCGCTCCTGGCCCAGGAGGTGCTCACGGACGCCGCGGGGACTGGCGACGCGCGCTACGGTGGCTTCCAGTCAGACGTGCGGGCGTTCGCGGAGCGATGGCGGGAGTTTTTCGTGCCCGCGATCCTCGCCGGCGAAC includes the following:
- a CDS encoding ABC transporter permease subunit encodes the protein MIRHIIRKEFTDIVRDGRFRWCSILVGALLLVSLGHGWVQARNAQQEHAAAQATAREHWETQGEKNPHSAAHYGIYAFKPRLALSFVDEGVDPYTGTSVWLEAHRQNDFLLRPAQDATAAQRIGVLTAAQVLQHLVPLLIILLTFGAFAGERERGTLRQLLASGIGRRELAAGKALGVGGALALLLVPAALVGAAALVVGSPGPAASPLARGVVLAGVYLAYFTVFLSLSLAVSAWARSGRTALVILLGVWVVNGLVAPRVAVDLSKWLHPTPSAIEFARTMESEMAAGAGDISPPDRDASTERLLAEYGVERVEDLPINAVGVYLQESEEFGNRIFDRNYSALWDTFERQGVVHETLAVAAPLLAVRTLSMGLAGTDVEQHRHFATAAETYRRDLMRQMNGDMAENSRTGDFSYAADAELWESVPPLQYAAPTLGWVLGNRVLSLLVLGAWLAGTILVAAARVRRAEVA
- a CDS encoding DUF3526 domain-containing protein, with product MTARNVLRNEWRLLMADRALRIVLGLFAVLLIYALANGAVWMRFQEGIVETVQSGNVERARAIEQELVAIAGGAEPASRFSDPRAPNVLGGARGSHTAVLEPGPLTALAVGQSDLLPYYYDVNIYTNESSFHQNGEVENPLNLMVGRFDLAFVVIYLLPLLVLALGYNVLSEEREQGTLGLTLSQPVSARGVVVAKLAFRALLVVGMVLAASLLGALVTGGFGSPGRVMLWCATVVIYALFWFVLAAWVNSLRRSSAWNATVLVGAWLVLVVVLPAAINIASGLLHPLPSRVQMVTAQREASNDAVNRRSELLARYLEDHPEMAEGVVADEPGLGALAWAATDAVNRRLEEVTGEHDARRVEQIALVRRYRFLSPALLAQEVLTDAAGTGDARYGGFQSDVRAFAERWREFFVPAILAGEQMDAGVLHDLPRFSLADEDSGDVARRAAVPLAVLGGLLL